CCTGAGATATTTatactatagtccggtcgcgaagcacgtagaatttcgtccaatgaccccaagctacccatcctattcctcgcacgtaattatgttgctgttgtgCTCATAattacgtgctcggcgaccgggctttagaggCCTACGGAGTCTGGACTCTGGACGCCTGACGCACCAGCCCCGACACGCCCACCTGTCTACAGTCGTCGGTCCGTCTTGTGGTTACCTGCTGCTCGTGGTCGTCGGCGGACAGCAGGTCGGGCGTGGGCTCGCGGGACAGCTCCTCTGGTGTCACCAGCCCCGACACGCCACCTGTCTACGGTCGTCGGTCCGTCTTGTGGTTACCTGCTGCTCGTGGTCGTCGGCGGACAGCAGGTCGGGCGTGGGCTCGCGGGAGAGCTCCTCTGGTGTCACCAGCCCCGACACGCCACCTGTCTACGGTCGTCGGTCCGTCTTGTGGTTACCTGCTGCTCGTGGTCGTCGGCGGACAGCAGGTCGGGCGTGGGCTCGCGGGACAGCTCCTCTGGTGTCACCAGCCCCGACACGCCACCTGTCTACGGTCGTCGGTCCGTCTTGTGGTTACCTGCTGCTCGTGGTCGTCGGCGGACAGCAGGTCGGGCGTGGGCTCGCGGGACAGCTCCTCTGGTGTCACCAGCCCCGACACGCCACCTGCCTACGGTCGTCGGTCCGTCTTGTGGTTACCTGCTGCTCGTGGTCGTCGGCGGACAGCAGGTCGGGCGTGGGCTCGCGGGACAGCTCCTCTGGTGTCACCAGCCCCGACACGCCACCTGTCTACGGTCGTCGGTCCGTCTTGTGGTTACCTGCTGCTCGTGGTCGTCGGCGGACAGCAGGTCGGGCGTGGGCTCGCGGGACAGCTCCTCTGGTGTCACCAGCCCCGACACGCCACCTGTCTACGGTCGTCGGTCCGTCTTGTGGTTACCTGCTGCTCGTGGTCGTCGGCGGACAGCAGGTCGGGCGTGGGCTCGCGGGACAGCTCCTCTGGTGTCACCAGCCCCGACACGCCACCTGTCTACGGTCGTCGGTCCGTCTTGTGGTTACCTGCTGCTCGTGGTCGTCGGCGGACAGCAGGTCGGGCGTGGGCTCGCGGGACAGCTCCTCTGGTGTCACCAGTCCTGACACGCCCACCTGCGACGGCGACGTCGGCGCGCTCCTGCAACACAACCATAAATTAATCATTAGCTATATTTTCCTTCAACAATCCCGATAACAATTAAATGCTATTTATGGTAGAAAGTGCTAGCACCACCGCTTGGCAGAGTGCATTATAAAAAAAGATGTAGCATTGAGATTTATTAAAGTCTCGCTATATTGCGGTGCAAGTTCAGAGCTGGTCTCGGAGACGTTGCATGGGGGATATTTATGCCCACCTGTGCGATGCTCGATGAGATTCGGGACTAATCCCACCACACctttccaccactgcaactcctgtatagccaggatctatagcttgagcctccaataaaacccaagcagtgaaggttgagtagtcACGGAGGACCTTGCCCTTGCTCTGCGGGTCGATGCGCCAGCTGCGAGCCTCTGGAAGCCTCTGGCAGCTTCTGGAAACCTCTGGAAAGTTCTTGAAGCCTCTGGAAGGTTCTAGAAGCTTCTGGAAGGTTCTGGAAGCCTCTGAAAGGTTCTAGAAGCCTCTGGAAGATTCTGGAAGGTTCTGGAAGCCTCTGAAAGGTTCTGGAAGACTCTGGAAGGTTCTGGAAGCATCTGGAAAGTTCTGGAAGCCTCTGGAAGGTTTTGAAAGCCTCTGAAAGGTTCTGGCAGCCTCTGGAAGGTTCTGAAAGCCTCTGAAAGCCTCTGAAAGGTTCTGGAAGCCTCTGGAAGGTTCTGGACTTCTGGAAGCTAGAACCACTAACCTGGAGGAGAGTCCAAAGGGCGCGCGGAACTGCACGCCTCGCGGGCGGCGCGGACGGAAGGCCAGCTCGATGAGCTTGCCCTCGCTCTGCGAGCCTCTGGAAGTCTCTGGAAGCTTCTGGAAGCTTCTGGAAGCCTCTGGAAGCCTCTGGAAGCTTCTGAAAACCTCTGGAAGCTTCTGGAAGCTAGAACCACTGACCTGGAGGAAAGTCCAAAGGGCGCGCGGAACTGGACGCCTCGCGGGCGGCGCGGACGGAAGGCCAGCTCGATGAACTTGCCCTCGCTCTGCGAGCCTCTGGAAGTCTCTGGAAGTTTCTGGAAGCTTCTGGAAGCCTCTGGAAAGTTCTGGAAGCTTCTGGAAGCTAGAACCACTAACCTGGAGGAAAGTCCGAAGGGCGCGCGGAACTGGACGCCTCGCGGGCGGCGCGGACGGAAGGCCAGCTCGATGAGCTTGCCTTCGCTCTGCGGGTCGATGCGCCAGAAGCTGCCTTTGCCCGGCTCTTCTTGGCTGCGCGGCACTTTGATGAAGTATCTGCGGATAAACAACCGTTCAGATTAATACTGAGAAGGTAATCTTCATTTGAGACTAGTTTTTAGGGACAACCATACAAGGCACGAATTTACCTGTATAAAATATGTGTTTGTGACAAAAAGCAACCTTTTTTGCGACAAAAAGGAACCTTTAACTCAGATCCCATTTATCTCTACACGAGAATTCATGAAAATTGATTCAAGCGTTTGGGTATGAAGATTTTATGTAGTATATGGAGTTGCTTTTGATTACAATCTCAAGCGAGAAGTGCAGCATCTGCACCTCTCGATATGATCTATGGTGGAGCGAGTTTGCCTATAAGTCTGTTTACCTAATGCCTCAGAGGCCTTAGGCCAggacagacggtgaaacgcaactgcaacgaaactgcaactgctagttacttttgagttgcatctaagtttctgccatagcgtccgttcagagaccacacatgacgcgaccagtttccagtttgaaactttcagtttcagtttcattcattagAATCATcaaaaagttgcagtttcgttgcagttgcgtttcaccgtctgttctgggcctaagtgttGTAAGATTTGTGGAACATAGAGGCTGCCTGGAATTCGCATTAATACAGTACAGATAAGTTTGTAGATCACGCACCTGTTGAGCGACAGGTTATGCCGTATGGAGTTCTGCCAGCCCTTGTCAGCCGTGCGGTAGTACGGGTAATGCTTGGTAATGTAGCTATAGATGCCGCTGAGCGTCAGCTGTTTGTCGGCAGCCGAAGCCACCGCTTGCACGATGAGTTGCGCGTAGGAGTATGGCGGCTTGGCGTCGTCGCGGGCGTCGCGGGAATCGCGGGCGTCGCGGGAATCGCGCACGTCGCGGCTGCTGTATTCTGAAGTTGTTGATGACACCTGAAAATGGGTAGGAGGTTGTTGAAAAGCTAAGTAAAACACAAACAATTGGGcagttgacatattttccaaGATACAACTTAAAGAACAACATAATATTGCCCTTGAAACCCCACTTACTCTAAGAAAAAAGGGACGTCATAGCTTGTCTTTGGAATTCATCACTTATGGGACAGGACTCCTATTTCTTGGCTTGACTAAGCCTAAGAAGATAGTTCGGAGTAGACTCCTGAACTGACATTTATACACATAACCTGTACATACTTGTGAAGTTTTACATAGCGGCAAAGAATGCTGTTACTTCTAGCTTTTCACGTGGGCAGGTGTCCTGGCAGTCCTACCGTTTAGGGCTGGATGTCCCCGGAAGACGTCTCGGCCGTCCAAGGCGCTGACTGCTATTGCGGCAGAGATATCCAGGAGGTATCCATATGCGGCTTCAGGTTTTGAGTGGGTTCTTGCCCCATATAACCTGTAAACCCCCCGCGGCAGACCATGAGCATGAATAGGCCATTTTCCTGGGATAAAAAGGTGCTTACCGCAGTGCCATTGCTGTTGGGCCGCTGGTGATCCGCAAGGGCAGCGTATTGAGCCACAAGCCCGAGGTCGGCGTGCCGCCGGCCTGAGGAGCCCGCGCCCCGCGGTGAAGTCGGGCAGCTGTTCGCTGCGCTTATTGTGCCTGGAACATTGATAGCAGTAAGTTAGACAGGGTGTTCGAAAAGGTGGCTCTACTCGCTTTAGACTGAATGcataacaaattaaaacaataatactgaGTTCAGCTACAATCGGATGGCAAATTGGCTTTCAAAATTTCCATAAGGCAATAACTGTTACATAATCACCACACCGGGCTGTTCTTTGTAAATAAAAGGACAATTTACTATGTGGAGGATCGAAGAACCAAAATTGCTTCCCAAGGCAAACGTCCTAAAACCCTAGATTTAATAAGTTTCTCTGTAGTTCATACCAGTAGGCGAAGGAGCCGGGCTGACTCCAGCCGAATGTCAGTGGAAGGGGCTTCAAGACTAAACACTTCGTCCTTACCAGTGCGCGAAGGAGCCGGGCTTCGCGCGTCATTCTCCTTGGGTATCGCGATTCGGAGCGGCACGAGGCCCCGCTCTCCTTTACCAGCGACTGTGACTCCAGTCAATGTCAGTGGAAGGCGCTCCAAGACTAAAACACTTCGTTCTTACCAGTGGGCGAAGGAGCCGGGCTTCGCGCGTCATTCTCCATGGGTATGGCGATGCGCAGCACCACGAGCCCTCGCTCTCCTTTACCAGACTGTGACTCCAGCCGAATGTCAGTGGAAGGGGCTCCAAGACTAAAACTCTTCATTCTTACCAGTGGGCGAAGGAGCCGGGCTTCGCGTGTCATTCTCCACTGGTATCGCGATGCGGAGTGGAGATTTCCTCTACCAGCGACTGTGACTCCAGCCAGAAATTTGTGGAAGGCGCTCCAAGACCAACTAAAACCCTTTTTTTATCATcaggaaaatacattaatttgtagacccaccagccgcgggggcagctagtgggttatgtggggttctccctgccagaagggctacccactaaaaacctgacgttgccctcgatagccatatgagtcgggaacgcgggacatcacTATAGGCGTTTTGTCTCAAGCATTCGTCAAACCCTAGCTTTAATAGGTTTCCCTGTATTCTTACCAGTGGGCGAAGGAGCCGGGCTTCGCGCGTCATTCTCCATGGGTATTGCGATGCGCAGTAGCACGAGGCCCCACTCTCCTCTACCAGCGACTGTGACTCCAGCCGAATGTCAGTGGAAGGGGCTCCAAGACTAAAACACTTCGTCCTTACCAGTGGGCGAAGCAGCCGGGCTTCGCGCGTCATTCTCCATGGGTATCACGATGCGCAACACCACGAGCCCTCGCTCTCCTTTACCAGACTGTGACTCCAGCCGAATGTCAGTGGAAGGGGCTTCAAGACTAAAACACTTCGTTCTTACCAGTGGGCGAAGGAGGAGTGGAGCTTTCCTCTACCAGCGACTGTGACTCCAGCCAGACATTTGTGAAAGGCGCTCCAAGACTAAAACACTTCGTCCTTACCAGTGGGTGAAGGAGCCGGGCTTCGCGCGTCATTTTCCATGGGTATCGCGATTCGGAGCGGCACGAGGGGCGCGCCAGAGCTGCCCCCCGCCCCGCTCTCCTCTACCAGAGACTGGAACTCCAGCCGGATGTTTGTGGAAGGGAATCTGAGCGTGCATCTGGAATTGAGAAAGAGGAAacgttaaaaatgtatttaattaattaatatgaagTTTGAACATAAAGGAACACACATTACAATGGTTATTTTGGACGCGCAGAAAATCTAAGTTTAATTGGAAGATTATTCTATGTTTTGCGGAATTTATTAAACTCATTCGTTATCAGCATTGTAACCTAAAAACTTCGCACAGATTTGATTGCAATCTAACTTAATTTACCCTGAACGAAAGCCACGAATTTCGGCCACGTTTGTAACAAGTTTTTTATATAAACCAAAATGAAACTTGGCACCCAACACGTTGCCAATGGGCAAAGGCACCGGTTCATCGACCTACACATCGATTGTACAAATTCATGTTCCAACAATTCATGGAAACTAATTCAACGGCCTGCACTGCAGTAAATTCAATAAGAAAGTACGACATAATACCGACAAGTCCTAAGGAAAAACAACAGGGACGTTTCTGTGAACGAAACTGTAAAAAAACGGTTTTAAACCCCGATGGTACACATCAaatatttcattctttctaTTTTCAACTAAcgcaaaaaatattgatagatTAGAtggaaaaaatacatttaggtaCTACGAGTTTTTTGCCAATTCTTCaattttccaagtaaaattGATCCCTTCAGACGCCTACGCCTGAAATGAAAAGGTTCGACTCGGTAAAAAATCAAGGTCTTTCccttatttttcacttttaggAGGCCTAAGAAATACTTATATGCGTAGTCCTGATTTCAACATCAATTCCAATGGGACAAATTACTTTGTGTACCCCACCCGAGCTTAGTAATTCACTTGATTTATCAGCCTACAAATTCCATAAGAAAATATGACAAGTACCATGCTTTAGAAGTTAGTACAAGCATATCCAAGAGCTACCTTTTTTAAAAATGTCTGCTCCTAGCGTTACAATTTTAGttgccgctggggcaggaaagttcttgagtggcgaccacgagctggaagacgtagcgtgggcaggcctcccactaggtggaccgacgatctggtgaaggtcgcgggaagtacctggatgcaagcggcgcaggaccggtctttgtggaaatccttgggggaggcctttgtccagcagtggacgtctttcggctgaaacgacgacgacgacgactacCTCGGTAATGATGTCAGTGCATGATATAAAGAAGACAAAATGGGAACTGTCCCTGCAGAAACATATCAATAAAATTCCAGTTCAGCTTTAAGCCGCCGAGTAGCGCTTTATTGATGCTGGGACCAGACGCAGCGACCGTCTGTGGCCGCCCGTTGCCATGGCGACGCTCCAAATGCATCCATTACGCGATCAGACGCCGGCCGGCACGCACGCTATGCGATGTCGCGAGTCGGCGGTATTGGCAATAAACATTGGCAGGGAGAAATGGGTATTAATAGCGACTAGTTGACATGTAGATACATTCAGGCTTGGGAAATTGGAAAACTCACGTGCTTTTTAGTAAGCGACTGAAATAGAACGCAACTAAGTCTTATTAGTTCGAAAATAACTTGTGCTAACTTTCGTAAAAAAGTTAtaaagttcatcatcatcatcatttctgaacataggcctcaaagattcaaagattatttattcacagagataaagtGGTACAAAAAATGTGGTCTTAAGTTAAAGAGAGGTGTAGCTTATCTCACCAGCGCTGCTGGCATGTGAATTCCTCCTCCCCCAATCCCCCAAATgacttccataatgaccggttggtagcggtctgcatttatgaggtcgtcactcgtcagtccaccttgtcgatggacgtcctacgctgcgctgtACTACTTACAAGTACAAATGTATCAACATCACAAAACCCTTAAAAACCTCAAGGCTTAAATATCACACTCTTTTACTCGTAAAGGAAAACTAGAAAACTTTAACATGAACCGAAGATCATATTGCATCAAAGAAATATGAAAATCGACCCGCGTTATCACGCAGGTCTTTATCTACAGCGTAATTGATACCCTGGCTACACAATAATGGTTCGTCGACAAAGGTCGGGCGCTCGCAAGTTTTCTATATCGAATCAAACGGTTGCCGGCGACAGCCACTCCAAGGGGACTATTCTCGACTCCTCGAGCAATAGAAACAATTTcgaaatagaaaataaattctATTCGTTCTTCAAAAGCTCGCTGCTTTTCAAgtgctgtggctgaaatgatgatgattttttacATCAACTGTACAACTTTGGATAAGAAAGTATAAaattgtgtacaaaatactgaAACTATTTGAAGTGACCAAAATTCAGGTAAAATTAACTGTTACCAGTATTGTTTTATGTAACACTTAGTTCGCAAGTTACACTTTTGTATAACTAATAATTTAGTCCAAAAGCACCAAACCTTCTTTTCAAAGTAGTCAAATAGGAGTAGATTCAAAAGGTCGACAGTGATGAGTCGACCTTTGTTATTGATGACTTTCCCGGCATTTACTCAACTAagtaattcatattattatgtcaccTAAGAAACAAATCCTAGCTACTCTGTATGAATCCGAAGTTATTGTCCATTTCTTaatactcattttatttttgcaagtaggcttttaaaaagcacttacacGTACCAGTATtgactctaccactgcttcgggacaataaatgggccagtgctgagaagaaccAGCGCAAGAAACTATTGTATTTCGTAAATATTTCTAAATGATAACTATTGCACGAGAATCGACCCCCGCCCTGAAACTTTAATCCGATTTCAGAAGAGGTATTTTGCTGTGCAGCTCCTGAGTGTAGTAGGGTGGAAATTTCCACATTTTATAACTACACTTCGATTTTAAAATGTTCTGCTTTTCAAGATGAAAACAGGATTTTTCATCATGaaaataatagtattttatGTGTTAAGTTTAGTAAATTGCATTGTTGgtcaattaataaaatcatcTTAATAATGTCATGTCATGTCATAATCTTAAAGAATGCCGAAGTTAAAAAATATCGCAATGTTTTGATTTCATTTCGTGGtttaaatatgtacctacgtcGTTCTTATTTGAATTTGACCCTAAGTTAATACACGATACGTGCCCTCTAAATCTCGGAATCATATTTCTTTTGGAGCCATGTTTTCATTTGAGCCTCCAACTAACTAAGAATCAGAAATActgtgatgtataaaaaaaggcTCATTGGGGAATTGAATCCCGGGCTTCATAAACAAAAGCTACCAAGGCGTGTTGAGAAACTTCTGCGCCCCCTCAACCGTGTGACCGATGACGTACGAAGCAAACTTTATGTGAATGAAAAGAACAAAAATAATACATTGTACTCAA
This window of the Ostrinia nubilalis chromosome 9, ilOstNubi1.1, whole genome shotgun sequence genome carries:
- the LOC135074362 gene encoding forkhead box protein K1-like → MAQTQFTRSSESDAWALLSLKSAPPSPSKVQWAQEPAPIAIARLDGRDFEFIIRQKRVVIGRNSSRGQVDVNMGHSSFISRRHLELFYDHPEFYLTCNSKNGVLVDGVFQRKGSAAMLLPKRCTLRFPSTNIRLEFQSLVEESGAGGSSGAPLVPLRIAIPMENDARSPAPSPTGTISAANSCPTSPRGAGSSGRRHADLGLVAQYAALADHQRPNSNGTAVSSTTSEYSSRDVRDSRDARDSRDARDDAKPPYSYAQLIVQAVASAADKQLTLSGIYSYITKHYPYYRTADKGWQNSIRHNLSLNRYFIKVPRSQEEPGKGSFWRIDPQSEGKLIELAFRPRRPRGVQFRAPFGLSSRSAPTSPSQVGVSGLVTPEELSREPTPDLLSADDHEQQQAGQQRLGGAQSQYLFPHVSQSAPGSPGHGLSYTPSGSGLVVAGHQITVVTNGAGGEREEKYVVGTTTGGNLVSIQEEEVPSGVVIHQHSPYYAGNYGGGAGDCGALGGELVIEEAPLEPPVKRHRHHNMSDLEDRRAY